The following DNA comes from Hordeum vulgare subsp. vulgare chromosome 3H, MorexV3_pseudomolecules_assembly, whole genome shotgun sequence.
agaaaggatcaggaccggagaAAAGGCCGGCAgacaaaggtatggtggactcgcatgacgtGATAACACAAAAcatcaacggatttggtggacgcagcggaaaaaTATAGAAAGCTAGAAGCATAGACTAAACTGAAGACTAGATGCAATAGcagcacaaaaataaataaattcagagACCAAAACAGAGTAGCAGCAGGCCAAGCGATGGAAGTAGAAAAAACTGCTGATCTGGTCCTTGGCCTGCCTGTGGTACATGTAGTTCTGGCCCGGAGGGATCGGGCAGTTGGTGCCGGACGGATTGACGTCGCCGTAGGTGACCTCCCAGTTGAAGAACCTGTAGGGAGCCTCCGCCTGCGCGGAGAGGACGATGCGTGCAAGGGCAACAgatagcgccgccgccgccgccaccatctcgGGCCTCCGCGGGAGTGGGTTAGATGGGATGGCGCAGAGAAGAGATGTGGGCAGATGGCTCCACGGGAGTGGAGGCGGcgcgacctggagctgctggatCTAGGAGAGAGCGGGCCTACGGCGGGATCCAGGGCCAGCGGGACCGGCTGAAGATCGGGAGCCGGCGGGAGATCGGTGGCCTGCGGGATGAGCCCCCTGCTTCGATCGAGCAGGACGAGAGGAGATCGAGCGGGGAGGCCCGGTTGGAGATCGATCGGGAGGGCGAATTGCGGTGCCCGAAAAAAATAAcctaagctctaataccatgtcaggaaagcaacttatctttattgaaggcccaaggggcatatatatattacacatgacttgaggcgcaaggaaagtaaacatagactaataaggactcctagactaatactaatacttcctaacaccatTGATGTGTCTTGAGGAAAGAAAAACAGGTTTTTTTAAAGAAACAATTGATTACATTGGCATATGAGTCACGAGATGAGGTGGCAGTGCAAGTCAAACAAAAAAATCTGGTCAGCATGACATGTGGGCAAAACCACCTGCCGGAACAGATTGGAGATCTTTGAGGGGGGTGATTTGCCTGGTTTTGGATAGTTGAGGCGATTAAGATCTTGGATGTGAGGGGGCTATCTGTCTAAAACATGGTACTTGTGGGGGTTATATACACTATTTTTcctggaatggagggagtactaaccCACTTTGGCATGAAGCAATATACCGTTTTCTCCTGTTGGACACGTCATTTTCTggaacttcatcttcatctcttTTAGTCTTGTTACTGCTAGTTCTGTCACTAGCAATTTGTCTCTGTGAGGAACTATGAGCCAATCGAAGCAAACTGTCTCGAATGCAGAGTCGAGTTCTGGCATCCAGCTGCACAAGGAATAAAATATGTAGTCAATTTCATTTTCACAAGACCAATGCTGCAACTGAAAAGTGTTTCACTCGACACATGAACATCAATAACGTTTTATAGAAAGAATAAAGAAATGACCTTCCCAAGGGCATCTTTAAGCTCATAATATATTTTTTCCTCTAAAAAGGGATCATCAGGAATTCCAAAAATCTTATGTATCTCTTTATGACAAGCTGAAGTCTGCTCTGGTGCATTTTCGCCTATGATACCTGAACTCCCTAATGAATCTGAGTTCTTTTTCCTTCGGGAGTACGCTTGAGGTACCAACATGTTCCTGCCCGAACCCTCTTGACGaaattgctgctgctgttgttgaatAGCTCTCAGGGCTTGCTGTTGTTGCCGGCGCCTAAGCTTTTCAATCTTTTCCTGGGGTGTCATCGTCAGTGCCCTTGATGGCATATCTTGTGGCTTTTCGGTGGAACTTGATTGCTTCAGAGGATCTACTGAAGTTTGGTAACATGCAGCCTTTGGGTTTGTCTGATGGTCTTCAGCCTGAATATTTGACACCACCGGGATGTTAGAAAACGGATATGCAGGATATCCATAGCCAGGGAATGCAAGCTGAATAGCATCTTGAAATTGCTCCATATTCTTGCTATCATGGAGCAGTGCATATTGACAAGTCTGAAAATGCTGGACAGGAGGTTCGGATAATGAGTGCAAACTGTCTGGTTGCTGGTGTCCTTGGTTCTGGGAGAAACCACTTGTATTGTAGGATGTTTTACTTTTGCTTCCTTCATCTGGTTTTATTTGTGATTTCATTGGCCTCTTCTCCACATCTCCCTACAAAAGTGCCACATTTATACTGGATTGAAAGGAGACAGGTCACTGACTGAAACAAGATGTAACCAAGTACCTATTGTTTTGACCAATTTTAAACTACATCTAGATTCCAGGCTATCAAAATGACAATTATAGTAGTGAAGACAGTCCCCAATAGTAAGGAGAAAAATGTCATACAGGATGAATCCAGAGAAGATCAACTGAATACATGTACAGAAAAACAGCATACATTACAAGTAGGGCATCTCTTGTTCAGATGAAGATTTCTTTAGCGTTTACTTTTCTGGTGAACATCGACTATTGGAACCTTAGGCTGGATAACAGATATCAGATTAGTATAGCCAAATTTATCAGGATATGACCATCAGCTCCATTCAGGTCAGTTCAAAAAGACCTCTAAATTGAAAGTGAAAAATAAATGATAACTATGAAGTGAATAAGTCTTTTAAAATCACTATATTGGACAATTGACACTCTTATATGTGTTAATTTATATGTTTTCAAAGGATGGCAACCATGCAAAGTAAACATTTTTTCCAGATCATGATGAAAGATGGATATAAATTCATTCATAAAAGATGAACATATGCATCACATGGCTAGCTACCACCTTCAATGTCTATACCAATATAATAAGAGTGAGTTGCGGAGATCCAACAAATCTCACCCGTTCAACCACGTCTATTCAACGGTCTACGCTGCCCCgatgtttagcgctaaacatgtttAACATTAAACATGTTTGACCACCCACTAATTAACAGCATGCCTAATATCAACGTCGGCATTAACCGGGTAATTATATCCTACCTAATATTAATAAGCAATTTATATCTTGCCTAATATTAATGTGCAATACAATTAATATCTTGCCTGATATTAACATCCATTGCACATACACAATTAGTAGTCTGTTAATTTTCGAGAATAATCACTACCCAGACAATTTTACACTCAGCAAGCATTAGCATTAGTATCTGCTACCCAAAAGTATATACACGAGAGAAACCAAGAGGTGATTGCTAAGCATGTCAATGCATTTAGCCATGTACCTTGATTTCTTGTTTGGCTATTTTACTGGGAGTACCATCAATCAGAAGCGAAGAAGATCCACAATCAGAAGATGGTTGCTTATTTAATGGTATACACTGTAAAACAATCAAGTCACATTGATAAGAAAGAGCTCAGTGCTACAGGGGAAATTAAGATTAGCAATGCAAGATCTGAGTACTATATATACATACCGGAAAGAGGATTGATTGTACAGTACCATCAACCACATCTGAAGGCGTAACGAGGAAATCACTGCCATTAACAATCATCTCATTACCAAATAAGGCTTCAGTGTTGCTACAGAACCAAATCAAGCCATAAGTTTATTAAACCAGTAATAGTATCCTACGAACTATCCAAACTTATTGTTTCATTTGATTTCCAACCATACCTAAACAAGCAGTCAAAATCATCAAAATCTCCAATATTACCCCAGTCGCAGTCGAGAAAGTTGTTGCCCTTTTCTTCATGCTCGTTGTCAAACACTTCAGGTTCACCATCCAGCGGCACTGTATATGGGCTAACGAAAGATGTATAATTTCCTTTGCAAGTATTGCATCTTTACCTTTTTTTCATACATGTGTGGCATGTTTGAATGTAGAAATGTTAAATAATGAAACAAACCTGACACGCCTCTGGTGGCTTTCTGTAAACTAGATGCAGAATTGAAATCCAAATATGTTGATGCTATATTATTGTCATTGTAGTTTCTATCAAATGCAGTGCTCAGGAGAGGCAGGTCAGGCCAGGATTCCATGTCAAGATGTGTAGCTGAATAATGTCCACTGGCCTCAGTGGCAGGCTGCTTTTTGAAACCAGGATGTTCAGTTCGCCCCCCTGAAGTACATTCAGTAAGGCCCACAACACTAACTGCTTCATCATCATTCTTCTTCTGGTCTCCAACACAGATTGATCTACTATCCTTCGTACCCTTGGGGCAAGGTGCTATATGGTCCTCATTCTCACTACGTTCAGCCCAGATTCCATCCCCTACCTGCATTTCAAAACAAAAGACTAAATCATCCGGATAAAAAAGTAGCAGTGTCTCTGCATCGCTAATCAAAATTAATTCGAGTAGCATACTGTTTTTGAATCTCAAATTATAAATTTAGCAAATCTCAAACTCTATCATCTGCCTATATTTAAATTTGTAACTTGATGAAATATTAATATTCTCAAAATGCACGAAAGAGTATGAATATTCCAGGTGAATAAAGAACATGTAATTTAGTTCAAAACAAGCCGGTAAATCTATTCAAACTCTAATATGATCTCTAAACTGACTGGACTCTTTCCTAACGAAGTTGCTTAATCAATTAGGACTCTAATGTAACCAGTAGTTAAGCCAATAGCACAGAAGGAGTGAAGCATCGAAGAAGACTGTAGCAAATCCCTTTCTGTTCTTCCTATTCTTCCCACTACCTCTGTCGCGCGCTCTCTGTTAGGACATGGCTAGATACTGACTGAATTATATTGCGAAAGAGGAAACTTAGAAGATTTTAGAGCAAATTGGCTCGAGTTGCTAGGGTTTATATTGCGAAATAGGAAAGTGTGGTACTGTAGCATGCCACAGGCGGCTAGGGTTACAACCCAATTACATAAAGATGGTCTCAAACACAAAGAAATGGTGGTTTTATAGCCATTAGAGTCGGGAGCAGGTGaaaagctaaaacagaaagcaaagGTAACCATTCACCGTTGCCGGATGCTGAACAACGATTCGGGATTGGTGGTGTAGCGTCTGATCTTTGATCAACGGCTGACAATGAACATAAACGGCGAGCCGGTATCAAGCGACGTGACTCCTACGATCAAGGATGAACGTCGAGCGCGACCTCAGGAGCGTCATGCGGAAACAGTAAAAGTGTCACTATTCTTCAGTTGATTCGGTTTGGAACCTGAGAATACCCCCCGATTGCTCGCGCCTCGCGCGCCACGGAATGCAGCACCACCCCCGATGTCTGCTCTGCGATCAAGCCCCAGAAAAGATGCGCCACCTAATGCTAGAATGCCCATTTGCTCGCCAAACTTGGCATGAGATCCTTGCCTGGCTCAGGATGACAGCCACCCCACCAGACCATGAGGCCTCACTCATGGACTGGTGGCTGCAGGCCAGGCAGAATACGCCGAAGTCGCTGCACAAGGGCCTCGCGTCCACCACCCTCCTCGTGCCATGGATGATCTGGAAACACCGCAACGCTTGCGCCTTTGAAGGGGCCCAGCCTTCCTCGCTGCAGCTGCTCAACAACATCAAGGAGGAGGCCACTGCCTGGGCCAACGCGGGCGCCCGCGGACTTAGAGTAGTTCTCCCACAGACCTGGGATGTCCACTAAGTTCTCTCGTTTTTGCTTTGTAACTGGTGCCTCCTAGGAGGACATGTAACCCAAACTCTGCCTTTTCAATGATAAAAACGCAAATGTCATTTGCGCTTTCTCGAAAAAATACCCCCCGATTGAGACAATGCTTGTCCTCAAGGCTGAAACGAGGGAAAAAACTTCTGTATAAATGTTGAGTCCTCCCATGTTGCTGCTTCGATCGACACGTCCACCCATTTCACTAGCCAGCATACTACAGGAATACTGATGTTCCCCTGTGGTCTGGGAATCAATCTCCTTTCCAGTACCTTTTCTGGCTCCATTTTGACCAATCCATTCTCATCCACTAGAGGCAAGTGACGAGTTGGCATGGCATGAGGGCTGACATGCTTCTTGAACTGCCTGACATGGAAGGCACTCTTCTGGAAGGaacaatttatatgaagtgttCCCAATTTATTGCAGCACTCTGAAAGGCCCATAAAATTTGGAATGGAGTTTCAGATGATTATGGGGACTGAGTGAGGTGTGCCTGTAAGGTTGAAGCTTGAGATAGGCCATGTCACCCACTTGGAATTGCCTGTCAGTTCTCTTATCAGCAAAGTACTTCATTCTGTCTTGAGCTTTCAGCAAATTCCTATTGATCACTTCCATTGCTAGCTCTCTGTTTTTTAATAAGTTCTCACTGTCCTCACAGACGGAGTCAGGTAGTGTAGACGGAGCTAACATGGGAGGTGGAGAACCATACAGAGCTTGAAATGGGGTCATTTTCAGAGAGGTATGAAAGCTGGTGTTGTACCACCACTTTGCTAAAGCTAGCCAGTTGTGCCACTTCTTAGGTTGCTGAAAATACATGCATCTGAAATAATTCTCTAAGCACTTGTTCACTCTTTCAGTTTAACCATCTAACTGTGGATGATAGCTAGTACTgaactggtgatgttgagggactTGAACAGTTTCTGCCAAAGATTACTAGTGAAAATCCTGTCTCTGTCAGTGACAATGACATGAGGCATTCAATGTTAACCTGAATATATATTGTTCAAAAAAGCTCTAGCAACAGTTTGCTCTGTAATTGGATGTTTCAGagtttcaaaaaaaaatattgGATGTTTCACAGCAATAAAgggggcatattttatgaatctatcCACCACTACTAATGTCATGTCCTTCTTTTCATATATGGGCAAACCCTCCACAAAATCCATGCTAATATGTGCCCAAGCAAAATCAGGAACAGGGAGAGGTTGAAGCAGACCAGGGTATGGTCTATTGGTATATTTTCAGCTTTATTATCTGTCATGTAGGATAGATCTTGACAAAATGTGAAAAGTAGACAAAATGTCTTGCCTGAGATTAGTAGAGTTGCCCATAACTGTTGTCATATCTGAAAATTCCATTCTTAAATGTGTAACGTGAATTTTCATCTTTGCTGATGGCACATGTGATTTCTTTGATTATTGGGTCTGCAGCATAAGTTTTTACCACTTCGGTAATCCAGACAGGAACACTAGCACTTGTAGTGAGCATTGACACCAAATATTTCACTCTGGAAAGTGCATCAGCAGCTTTGTTTTCCTTGCCTCTCTTATACTCTGCAGTGTAATTATAACCCAATAATTTCACCAGTAACTTATGTTGAATTCGCTCCGTGAGCTTCTGGTCTTGGATGTACTTCGGGCTCTCTTGATCAGTTGTGATCACAAGGGCAGATGCTAGTAACTTGTAGTGAGCATTGACACCAAATACAACACCCAAGAGCGCAACCAAAGGACAAGAAGCTCGCATGGAGCAACGCCAGGAAGCAAGGTTGGGAGCAAATGCACCTCATTATCCACCAAGAAAAGAACAGCAGCGTCATCCTCAACACAATCAAGACGGAGAAGAACACTTTGGCTAGCTCAAGTTCACAATGCCAAAAAAGTCCGGAGGCACAGATCCTGAAGAATACCTATCTCGGGCACTCAAGGTGGACAAGATCTCCTAGTAGACTATGATGAGCCCAAGAAGATTGCCATGGCTTCACTCGAGTTCGACGACTATGCCCATATTTTGTGGGAACAAATTCAAGACAATCGCCAAGAGCAAAAACAAGCTCCAATTGCTACTTGGGTAGTTATGAAGGAAGTAATGAGAGCAAGATTTGTGCCCCCACACTCTACTCATGATCTTTGCAAGAAGCTACAAGTGCTCAAGCAAGGAACCAAGACTGTCGAAGAGTACTACAAAGAAATGGAAATTGCCATGATCTGAGCTAATGTGATGGAATCAAATGAGCAAACTATGGCAAGCTTCCTCAATGGACCCAATCACCCCATCAAGAAGATAGCGGATTTCCAACTCTACAACTTACTTGAGATAGTGCACCAAGCAACAAAGGTGGAGCCACAAGTGCAAGATGATGCCAAGTACTCCAAGTACTCCGCCTACTCATCGAGAAACTTCGGCACCAACACTCAAGCTTCTCCAAGTGCGGCTCCATATACTCGAGCTACACCCATTAGTGTTGGACCTTCAAGCTCAAGACTGTCGGCAACTACATCAACTCGTCCACCTACTATACAACAAGCTCTTTCAAGCCTCGCGCTACAATAAGTTCCACTACTCCAAGGGACGCCACCGATAAAACAAGTCAAATCCAATGCTTCACATGCAAAGGCCGAGGCCACAAGATCTTTGAATGCCCTACAAGGACCATGATCATCAATGAAGATGTCAAGTATGACTCTCTTAAGTGAAGGTGAAATGGAAGCTTTGGATAATGTGTCCATGCACCGCCAAGTCAATGATGCCAAAGATGGTCAAGTCTTTTGTGACAGATGATTCGAGCTAGACCCTCATTGTCTCCAAGATTTTTACACTTTGACAACAAAATGACCATGATCAAAGGTGCCATTTCTTCCATCAAAGCAGGCATTCAAGGTCGATCCGTCAAGGTCATCATAGATGGTAGTAGTTGTCACAACATGGCAAGTGAAGAACTAAGCTCCAAGTTACACCTCAGAAAGAAGCGACGTCCTCGCTCATAGAAGGTGCAATGGTTGAGTGATTCCGGCACTAACAAAGTTGAGCACACGATTGAAGTCTGTTTCAAAATTGGAGCATATGAAGATACTATGAGTGTGATGAGGTCCCAATTACCATATGTCATCTTCCGCAGGAAGTCCTTCGCAATTTGATCGCGGAGTGATTCAGAATTGGTGCACCAACCAATATAGCTTCGAGTGGAACGGCAAGGAATGAGTGCCACCAAGGACATTGTCCTCTTAGACACCAAAAAGATTTGAAGGAAGTGAGTGAGAGCCCAGCTCACCTGCTTCACTTTGTACTCATGTGCAAAGGGGGAGTCGCATTAACTAACGACTTACCCCCTCTTCCTAGCTCCATGCTTCCTGTTTTGCAGGAATTTGAGGGTATTTTCCCCTCCGAGACGCCACCCGGTTCTCCTTCACTGCGCGGGATTGAGCATAGGATTGATCTCGTACCCGGCGCACCGCTACCAAACAGACCTCCATACCCCGTCAAACCTGAGGAGATATAGGAGTCCAACGCCAAGTACAGGAGCTCCTTGACAAAGGCTATGTTCGCAAAAGCCTTAGCCCTTGTGCGGTTCAGGCCATCATAGTGCCCAAGAAAGATAAAACTTGGCGAATGTATTGTGATTGTAGAGCCATAAACAACATTGTTTTTTTTTCGAGAAAGCGCAAAGGACCTTTGCGTTTCATTATattgaaaagatagagtttgttacaatcctcctaggaggcaGGATACAAGCATTCTAATGCTACTTAGTGTACATCCCATGTCTGCGGTAGGATAACCCGAAGCCCTTTGGCTCCAGCCCGTGCCCATAAGGtagcctcctccttgatttttgacATTAGTGCAGCAATGGAGGGTTGTGCCCTGTCAAACACGCAATCGTTGCGGTGCTTCCATACCATCCAGGGTAGGAGCAGGGTGATGGATGCCATCCCTTTCCGCTGTGGGTGGGGGGTGTTGTGTCGCGCGCGGTTCCACCAGTCCAGCAGCGAGTCCTCCTGGTTGGGGCATCCTACTGGCAATCGAAACCACGCGAGGACCTATAGGGTTCACTATAGGGATCCTATCTCACGATTAGATGACATCTAGATGAATTGAGTGGCGCCACCATCTTCACAACAATTGAATTAAAAGGTGGTTATCACCATACGCATGCAAgtaggagatgaatggaaaacagcTTTCAAAACCAAGGCTTGTATGAGTGGttccttagagcatctacagccagaCGCCTCAAACGATCCCTCATATGCCCGCGGACGTGCCCGGTCAGTGACAGGACaggagagagaaggaaaaaagtGACCCAACTGGACCACTCATATCATCCCTATATGCCCGAGCTGTCCGAGAActctcatatccatctcaaatataagGAGGATATGAGGGCTCGCGAAGGGGCCCGGGCACGCCCGGTCAGTCTGCCACGTAGGACACGACCCCACCCCGGACCacattttcctttttttcattcattcttttctttctctctctttttctccaccaatcacgtgcaagtgaccggacatatgaggaagaaaatgaggAGTGTGGCTGCGCGGACGGATAAATAGGGGACACGCCTGGTCACTGAACGAGCGCGTCCGCGGGTGTTTAGGGGGTCATATTTGCTATGtccagctgtagatgctcttacgcCTTTTGGTTTGTCAAATGCTACTAGTATCTTTTGCTAAGCTTCatacactagccaacgcaaccaaaagttcgAACTCGcggaaagggctagtgcaatccatATATATTGTAACACCCCCTCTCACATGTGACGGGGAAGACAAGTCAACACGCACAACCGGACGAGAGCGACGGCGCGCAAAACTCACGTATGACTCAAGAGGTctctgttaggaataagcaacttgtattcccatgaggccataggccagtatatatacatgtacaggtgatggactatatgcaggaaaccccttatatattgggataaatacaaaaagggtacatgacttatattataactctaacacacaccccccccctcaaactcatggtggatgaacaacactgagtttgtagagataaaagccatgttgtgctctagtctgggccttcgtcaggaaatccgccaactgtaactcagaaggcacatactgaagagcaacaacctgatcctgcacagcagcgcgcacatagaaagcatcaacaccaatatgcttggtgagctcatgcttcacgggatcgcgcgcaatgctaacagcacctgtactgtcagataagagcagggtcggtgtagtgacagaaacaccaaaatcctaaaATAACcgccgtaaccaagtcacctctgccgtcaaaagagccatcgctcgcaactcagcctctgcactcgaacgggaaactgcaatctgtttcttcgtcttccaggcaatgagagaaccaccaagaaaaacacagtaagcagaaagtgaacggcaatctgaaggatcactagcccacgtagcatccgaataggcctgaagctgtaaagaactggagcgaggaaagaatagacggtgaaagatcgtgccccgaagatatcggagaacacgaaggagatgactatagtgaaccgatgtgggagtaGAGACAAagtgactcagaatatgaaccggataagagatatccggacgagtgacagctagataaacaagactaccaacaagatgacgatagcgCGTCGGGTCAGGgaggggatcaccatcagtagcagagaggtgaacattgagctccataggagtctcaacaatgcgctcatcagtaagagcagcacaagcaagaagatcctggatatacttttcctgggatataaagaagccatcagaggtagaagagacttcaatcccaagaaagtagcgaagaggtccaagatcagacataaggaactgctcactaagacgggccttgacaaaggcaatatactcgaggtcatccccagtgatgaccatgtcaacaacatagagaagaagaagagtccgaccacgaggagaaaggtgaataaacaatgctggatcatgaacactgggtgaaaaaccagcggcagtcaccacagaggcaaaacgctcaaaccaggcgcggggggcttgcttaaggccatagagagagcgacaaagacgacataccatgccatcaggaacagaatacccaggtggaggctgcatgtacacctcctcacgcagctcaccattaagaaaagcattcttaagatcaagctgagagatagaccagtggcgtgtagaggccacggcaagaagtgtacgaacagtggtcatatgagccacaggagcaaaagtctcgtcataatcacgaccaagctcctgctgaaaaccacgagccacaagacgagctttgtgacgctcaagagaaccatcggagcgagtcttaaccttgtagacccacttacaagtgatgggacggactccgagaggaagggaaacaagatcccacgtaccagtgcgttcaagagcagcagtCTCCTcggccatcgcaaactgccattcgggatgaacaacagcctgatgataagtagttggctcaagaacagcagcgccagcggtggaaaatccaaagcgatcaacaggcggacgaggacgagaacgcaagccataagtaggctgagacgaggatgacgacagatccacagaggcatccacagaacgtgaacgacgagtgtaacactgagaaaaagatggaacaatggaaggaggaatcgccaaaatagaatcggggagtggcgacgaagaagtcaccggagatgaaggtgtagaatccgATGACATGCTAGACGAagagaccgtggaagatggtggcgacaaatcgacTGGAGGGGGAGAAGCAGGGGGGCGGGACGAGTAGGCAAAGGCTCGACGggtgtgataggtgtgtcaggaaaagtgagaaaagagatatcctccactgtaaaagtcgaggaagatgggcgttggtagaagggacgagactcatcaaaagtcacatcccgagagatacgcatccaacgaccgataggatcccaacaacgatagcccttatgct
Coding sequences within:
- the LOC123443599 gene encoding protein LNK2-like isoform X3 — translated: MFDFNSESQQQVGDGIWAERSENEDHIAPCPKGTKDSRSICVGDQKKNDDEAVSVVGLTECTSGGRTEHPGFKKQPATEASGHYSATHLDMESWPDLPLLSTAFDRNYNDNNIASTYLDFNSASSLQKATRGVSVPLDGEPEVFDNEHEEKGNNFLDCDWGNIGDFDDFDCLFSNTEALFGNEMIVNGSDFLVTPSDVVDGTVQSILFPCIPLNKQPSSDCGSSSLLIDGTPSKIAKQEIKGDVEKRPMKSQIKPDEGSKSKTSYNTSGFSQNQGHQQPDSLHSLSEPPVQHFQTCQYALLHDSKNMEQFQDAIQLAFPGYGYPAYPFSNIPVVSNIQAEDHQTNPKAACYQTSVDPLKQSSSTEKPQDMPSRALTMTPQEKIEKLRRRQQQQALRAIQQQQQQFRQEGSGRNMLVPQAYSRRKKNSDSLGSSGIIGENAPEQTSACHKEIHKIFGIPDDPFLEEKIYYELKDALGKLDARTRLCIRDSLLRLAHSSSQRQIASDRTSSNKTKRDEDEVPENDVSNRRKRSLVKEAETDTNPIDRIVAHLLFHRLCPMVPTHAKEEIASSTLMSPEAGEYVIFYIPRCLEPRPGHHQEINRLRRKWQFSLQCNEYAFKVYRNGSKI